In one Hypomesus transpacificus isolate Combined female chromosome 18, fHypTra1, whole genome shotgun sequence genomic region, the following are encoded:
- the atp13a2 gene encoding cation-transporting ATPase 13A2 isoform X2, with the protein MNVQGYRWVRWRVWLCRFGALLSLGLLLLVFRWRPRLSVRCRCHSCPLAMADILLLKDSFGQQYVVKVLTEEMEEGSMEQAGGEMEDNEWRDNVQLHKEEKVLLRYYLFEGLRYIWVARKGAFCRVSVLNEDWSCGDLHRYQEGLSRLEQSSRRKVYGSNLIDVPVKSYLQLLFEEVLNPFYMFQVFSVTLWMIDQYYYYAVCILFISLVSISISLYEIRRQSSTLRSMARLISNVTVRRGLGAEEESVSSLELVPGDCLVIPREGLVLPCDAALLTGECLVNESMLTGEGVPVMKTALPPGGGQYNPEAQRRHTLYCGTQLIQAKGAGPGGGGVNAVVTNTGFFTAKGDLVSSILYPQPINFHFYKDASKFLLILGIVALMGTIYSSVVLSRTNAKWWERLIRVLDIVTIVIPPALPAAITTGTIYAQRRLTKQGVFCISPPRINICGKVSLFCFDKTGTLTEEGLDVWGVMEGGGAGFSDLVPDPQLLPPGPLLSALACCHSVVLLGGQPLGDPLELKMIESTGWELEEPEGDEKMLEEMGGHRVLAVMRPPSQQLQAEAMSLSETTAIVRRYPFSSSLQRMSVVTVAPGGQTGLAFIKGAPEMVASLCLRESVPAEFSNTLRKFASNGFRVLALGYKILDQETNLKTIKREEVERDMQFLGLLVMKNLVKPESAEVIKTLRQANLRTVMITGDNILTAVNVAGSCEMVGSDERVIFVHATPHTAESRPTLRFHLGEGGATSSQNSAEVLSQGLYQSGMNYHMAINGKSFSALCDHFPEYLPKVLMKGTIFARMAPEQKTQLVQELQKLNYRVGMCGDGANDCGALRAADVGVSLSEAEASVASPFTSKSDNISCVPLLIREGRCSLVTSFSLFKYMALYSLIQFSSVLILYTVKTNLGELQFLFVDLFLVTLLAIVMGQGGPSSELHSQRPPARLLAMPVLASLFLHTCLLILGQLGALFITTSQDWFVPLNSTKAGADNLPNMEDTSVFALSGYQYIIMAVVVTKGYPYKKPLYYNVVFFFLILLLFALMNWLVLYPPLAIQNKLQLYDFRDINFKLLLVAVAALNFFTCFVLEVLIDTGLVSCLRVVRRNRESKKLYKRLDVTLSESPSWPPLNQSLSSPQCTVIGLS; encoded by the exons ATG AATGTTCAGGGCTACAGGTGGGTGCGCTGGCGTGTCTGGCTGTGCCGTTTCGGGGCCTTGTTGTCGCTCGGCCTGCTCCTGCTCGTGTTTCGATGGCGCCCGCGCTTAAGTGTCCGCTGCCGTTGCCACTCCTGCCCACTAGCCATGGCAGACATTCTTCTTTTAAAG GACAGTTTTGGCCAACAATATGTGGTGAAGGTTCTCacagaagagatggaggagggcag TATGGAGCAAGccgggggagagatggaggacaatGAATGGAGAGATAATGTGCAGTTACACAAAGAAGAG AAAGTGCTGCTGCGATACTACCTGTTTGAGGGTCTACGGTATATCTGGGTGGCCAGAAAAGGAGCTTTCTGCCGGGTTAG TGTCCTCAATGAGGACTGGTCATGTGGTGACCTTCACCGTTACCAGGAGGGTCTAAGTCGCCTGGAGCAGAGCTCGAG GCGTAAGGTCTATGGCTCTAACCTAATAGATGTACCTGTGAAGTCTTATCTGCAACTGCTGTTTGAGGAG GTCCTCAACCCATTCTACATGTTCCAAGTGTTCAGTGTCACCCTATGGATGATAGACCAATACTATTACTACGCCGTCTGCATACTATTCATCTCCTTAGTGTCAATCAGTATCTCTCTCTATGAGATTCGCAGG caAAGCAGCACTCTCCGCAGCATGGCCCGCCTGATAAGCAACGTCACCGTGCGCAGAGGCCTCGGAG cggaggaggagagcgtgAGTTCGCTGGAGCTGGTCCCAGGGGACTGTCTGGTGATCCCCCGGGAGGGGCTGGTGCTGCCCTGTGATGCTGCCCTGCTGACAGGGGAGTGCCTGGTCAATGAGAGCATGCTTACAG gtgagggTGTTCCTGTGATGAAGACAGCGCTGCCTCCTGGTGGGGGGCAGTATAACCCAGAGGCCCAGCGGAGACACACCTTGTACTGTGGTACGCAGCTCATCCAAGCcaagggggcggggccaggtggaggaggggtcaACGCTGTTGTTACAAACACAG GGTTCTTCACAGCGAAGGGTGACCTAGTAAGCTCCATCCTGTACCCACAGCCAATCAACTTTCACTTCTACAAAGATGCCTCCAAGTTCCTGCTCATCCTGGGGATTGTGG CACTGATGGGCACTATATACAGCTCTGTGGTCCTAAGCAGAACCAAT GCTAAGTGGTGGGAGCGGCTGATCCGGGTCTTGGATATCGTGACCATAGTTATTCCCCCCGCCCTGCCTGCCGCCATCACCACGGGAACCATCTATGCCCAGAGGCGGCTGACGAAACAGGGGGTGTTCTGCATCAGCCCCCCGCGCATCAACATTTGCGGGAAGGTCTCCCTCTTCTGCTTCGACAAG ACTGGCACTCTGACGGAGGAGGGTCTGGACGTgtggggggtgatggagggcgGAGGGGCCGGGTTCTCTGACCTGGTCCCAGACCCCCAGCTCCTTCCCCCGGGGCCCTTACTGTCTGCCCTGGCCTGCTGCCACAGTGTGGTGCTGCTTGGGGGCCAGCCGCTGGGAGACCCTTTGGAGCTCAAGATGATTGAGTCGACTGGATGG GAGTTGGAAGAGCCAGAAGGAGATGAGAAGATGTTAGAGGAGATGGGAGGTCACAGGGTGTTGGCGGTGATGAGACCACCTTCCCAGCAACTCCAGGCTGAAGCCATG TCCCTCAGCGAGACCACCGCTATTGTGCGGCGCTATCcgttctcatcctccctccagaGAATGAGTGTGGTGACGGTGGCCCCAGGGGGACAAACTGGGCTGGCCTTCATCAAAGGAGCACCTGAAATGGTTGCCAGTCTGTGCCTGAGAGAAAGCG tgccCGCAGAGTTTTCAAACACGCTGCGTAAGTTTGCCAGCAATGGCTTCAGAGTGCTTGCCCTTGGATATAAAATCCTAGATCAGGAGACTAATCTGAAGACTATTAAACG agaagaggtagagagagacatgcagttCCTGGGTTTACTGGTGATGAAAAACCTGGTGAAGCCCGAGAGTGCAGAGGTCATCAAAACTCTGAGACAAGCAAACCTTCGCACTGTCATGATCACAG GTGAcaacattctgacggccgtgaACGTGGCGGGGAGCTGTGAGATGGTGGGCTCAGACGAGAGGGTGATCTTCGTCCACGCCACCCCCCACACAGCCGAGTCAAGACCCACTCTGCGATTCCATCTTGGAGAGGGCGGGGCCACTTCTAGCCAGAACTCAGCAGAAGTCTTATCACAG GGCTTGTACCAAAGTGGCATGAACTATCACATGGCCATCAATGGCAAGTCTTTCTCTGCCCTGTGTGACCATTTCCCTGAATACTTGCCAAAG GTGTTGATGAAGGGCACAATCTTCGCCCGGATGGCCCCTGAACAGAAGACACAGCTGGTGCAAGAGCTGCAGAAACTAAA CTACCGCGTGGGCATGTGCGGAGACGGAGCCAATGACTGCGGGGCTCTGAGGGCGGCCGACGTGGGCGTGTCTCTGTCTGAGGCGGAGGCGTCCGTGGCCTCGCCCTTCACCTCCAAGTCTGACAACATCAGCTGTGTGCCCCTGCTCATCAG GGAGGGCAGGTGCTCTCTGGTGACTTCCTTCAGTCTCTTCAAATACATGGCCTTGTACAGCCTGATTCAGTTCAGCTCTGTGCTTATCCTCTACACT GTGAAAACCAACCTGGGCGAGTTGCAGTTCCTATTTGTCGACCTGTTCCTGGTGACTCTGCTGGCGATCGTGATGGGTCAAGGCGGGCCCAGCTCTGAGCTGCATTCCCAGAGGCCTCCAGCTCGCCTGCTAGCGATGCCCGTTCTGGCGAGCCTGTTTCTGCACACCTGCCTGCTCATCCTGGGTCAGCTGGGGGCTCTGTTCATCACCACCTCCCAGGACTG GTTTGTTCCTCTCAATTCAACAAAAGCAGGGGCAGATAATTTACCCAACATGGAGGATACAAGTGTGTTTGCCTTGTCAGGCTACCAGTACATCATCATGGCTGTGGTTGTGACCAAAGGCTACCCATACAAGAAACCTCTGTATTACAATG TGGTCTTCTTCTTTCTAATCCTCCTCTTGTTCGCCCTGATGAACTGGCTAGTCTTGTACCCCCCTCTGGCTATTCAAAATAAACTTCAGCTGTATGATTTCCGGGACATCAATTTCAAACTTCTACTGGTTGCCGTGGCTGCGCTGAACTTCTTCACCTGCTTCGTCCTGGAG GTGCTGATAGACACAGGGCTGGTCAGCTGTCTGCGCGTGGTCAGAAGGAACCGCGAGTCCAAGAAACTGTATAAGCGTCTGGACGTTACGCTTTCAGAGTCTCCGTCCTGGCCCCCCCTGAACCAATCTCTATCCTCACCCCAGTGCACAGTGATTGGCCTGAGCTAG
- the szrd1 gene encoding SUZ domain-containing protein 1: MDDEVAESWEEAADSGEMERRLEEKLRISQKERVSSSNTSHSLLKTAIVIQDDSLPAAPPPQIRILKRPSSNGSLGYPSSQNRPTPQVKSLAQREAEYAEARKRILGSASPEESPQEKPNTESCRQGRTNSAHPLEESRSNNQAVRQPAGPDGTQGFRQHR, translated from the exons ATGGATGATGAGGTTGCCGAAAGTTGGGAAGAAGCCGCAGACAGTGGG gaaatggaaagaagaTTAGAAGAGAAGCTTAGAATcagccagaaagagag GGTGTCCAGCAGCAACACTTCACATTCGCTGTTGAAGACGGCCATTGTGATCCAGGACGACTCCCTCCCCGCGGCCCCCCCGCCCCAGATCCGCATCCTGAAGAGGCCCTCCAGTAACGGGTCGTTAGGGTACCCCTCATCCCAGAACAGGCCCACGCCGCAGGTGAAGTCCTTGGCTCAGCGTGAGGCAGAGTACGCAGAGGCCAGAAAGAGAATATTGGGGAGCGCCTCTCCTGAAGAGTCGCCTCAAGAGAAGCCTAACACGGAAAG CTGCAGACAAGGGCGCACAAACTCTGCTCATCCTTTAGAGGAGTCACGATCAAACAATCAGGCAGTTCGCCAACCAGCAGGGCCTGATGGCACACAAGGTTTCCGCCAGCACAGATAA
- the atp13a2 gene encoding cation-transporting ATPase 13A2 isoform X1 has translation MDINGFVEEPRSGLPTPCPIDPHHRPESHMNVQGYRWVRWRVWLCRFGALLSLGLLLLVFRWRPRLSVRCRCHSCPLAMADILLLKDSFGQQYVVKVLTEEMEEGSMEQAGGEMEDNEWRDNVQLHKEEKVLLRYYLFEGLRYIWVARKGAFCRVSVLNEDWSCGDLHRYQEGLSRLEQSSRRKVYGSNLIDVPVKSYLQLLFEEVLNPFYMFQVFSVTLWMIDQYYYYAVCILFISLVSISISLYEIRRQSSTLRSMARLISNVTVRRGLGAEEESVSSLELVPGDCLVIPREGLVLPCDAALLTGECLVNESMLTGEGVPVMKTALPPGGGQYNPEAQRRHTLYCGTQLIQAKGAGPGGGGVNAVVTNTGFFTAKGDLVSSILYPQPINFHFYKDASKFLLILGIVALMGTIYSSVVLSRTNAKWWERLIRVLDIVTIVIPPALPAAITTGTIYAQRRLTKQGVFCISPPRINICGKVSLFCFDKTGTLTEEGLDVWGVMEGGGAGFSDLVPDPQLLPPGPLLSALACCHSVVLLGGQPLGDPLELKMIESTGWELEEPEGDEKMLEEMGGHRVLAVMRPPSQQLQAEAMSLSETTAIVRRYPFSSSLQRMSVVTVAPGGQTGLAFIKGAPEMVASLCLRESVPAEFSNTLRKFASNGFRVLALGYKILDQETNLKTIKREEVERDMQFLGLLVMKNLVKPESAEVIKTLRQANLRTVMITGDNILTAVNVAGSCEMVGSDERVIFVHATPHTAESRPTLRFHLGEGGATSSQNSAEVLSQGLYQSGMNYHMAINGKSFSALCDHFPEYLPKVLMKGTIFARMAPEQKTQLVQELQKLNYRVGMCGDGANDCGALRAADVGVSLSEAEASVASPFTSKSDNISCVPLLIREGRCSLVTSFSLFKYMALYSLIQFSSVLILYTVKTNLGELQFLFVDLFLVTLLAIVMGQGGPSSELHSQRPPARLLAMPVLASLFLHTCLLILGQLGALFITTSQDWFVPLNSTKAGADNLPNMEDTSVFALSGYQYIIMAVVVTKGYPYKKPLYYNVVFFFLILLLFALMNWLVLYPPLAIQNKLQLYDFRDINFKLLLVAVAALNFFTCFVLEVLIDTGLVSCLRVVRRNRESKKLYKRLDVTLSESPSWPPLNQSLSSPQCTVIGLS, from the exons ATGGACATAAATG GTTTTGTGGAGGAGCCTCGGAGTGGACTTCCCACTCCGTGTCCTATAGACCCCCACCACCGCCCTGAGTCACACATG AATGTTCAGGGCTACAGGTGGGTGCGCTGGCGTGTCTGGCTGTGCCGTTTCGGGGCCTTGTTGTCGCTCGGCCTGCTCCTGCTCGTGTTTCGATGGCGCCCGCGCTTAAGTGTCCGCTGCCGTTGCCACTCCTGCCCACTAGCCATGGCAGACATTCTTCTTTTAAAG GACAGTTTTGGCCAACAATATGTGGTGAAGGTTCTCacagaagagatggaggagggcag TATGGAGCAAGccgggggagagatggaggacaatGAATGGAGAGATAATGTGCAGTTACACAAAGAAGAG AAAGTGCTGCTGCGATACTACCTGTTTGAGGGTCTACGGTATATCTGGGTGGCCAGAAAAGGAGCTTTCTGCCGGGTTAG TGTCCTCAATGAGGACTGGTCATGTGGTGACCTTCACCGTTACCAGGAGGGTCTAAGTCGCCTGGAGCAGAGCTCGAG GCGTAAGGTCTATGGCTCTAACCTAATAGATGTACCTGTGAAGTCTTATCTGCAACTGCTGTTTGAGGAG GTCCTCAACCCATTCTACATGTTCCAAGTGTTCAGTGTCACCCTATGGATGATAGACCAATACTATTACTACGCCGTCTGCATACTATTCATCTCCTTAGTGTCAATCAGTATCTCTCTCTATGAGATTCGCAGG caAAGCAGCACTCTCCGCAGCATGGCCCGCCTGATAAGCAACGTCACCGTGCGCAGAGGCCTCGGAG cggaggaggagagcgtgAGTTCGCTGGAGCTGGTCCCAGGGGACTGTCTGGTGATCCCCCGGGAGGGGCTGGTGCTGCCCTGTGATGCTGCCCTGCTGACAGGGGAGTGCCTGGTCAATGAGAGCATGCTTACAG gtgagggTGTTCCTGTGATGAAGACAGCGCTGCCTCCTGGTGGGGGGCAGTATAACCCAGAGGCCCAGCGGAGACACACCTTGTACTGTGGTACGCAGCTCATCCAAGCcaagggggcggggccaggtggaggaggggtcaACGCTGTTGTTACAAACACAG GGTTCTTCACAGCGAAGGGTGACCTAGTAAGCTCCATCCTGTACCCACAGCCAATCAACTTTCACTTCTACAAAGATGCCTCCAAGTTCCTGCTCATCCTGGGGATTGTGG CACTGATGGGCACTATATACAGCTCTGTGGTCCTAAGCAGAACCAAT GCTAAGTGGTGGGAGCGGCTGATCCGGGTCTTGGATATCGTGACCATAGTTATTCCCCCCGCCCTGCCTGCCGCCATCACCACGGGAACCATCTATGCCCAGAGGCGGCTGACGAAACAGGGGGTGTTCTGCATCAGCCCCCCGCGCATCAACATTTGCGGGAAGGTCTCCCTCTTCTGCTTCGACAAG ACTGGCACTCTGACGGAGGAGGGTCTGGACGTgtggggggtgatggagggcgGAGGGGCCGGGTTCTCTGACCTGGTCCCAGACCCCCAGCTCCTTCCCCCGGGGCCCTTACTGTCTGCCCTGGCCTGCTGCCACAGTGTGGTGCTGCTTGGGGGCCAGCCGCTGGGAGACCCTTTGGAGCTCAAGATGATTGAGTCGACTGGATGG GAGTTGGAAGAGCCAGAAGGAGATGAGAAGATGTTAGAGGAGATGGGAGGTCACAGGGTGTTGGCGGTGATGAGACCACCTTCCCAGCAACTCCAGGCTGAAGCCATG TCCCTCAGCGAGACCACCGCTATTGTGCGGCGCTATCcgttctcatcctccctccagaGAATGAGTGTGGTGACGGTGGCCCCAGGGGGACAAACTGGGCTGGCCTTCATCAAAGGAGCACCTGAAATGGTTGCCAGTCTGTGCCTGAGAGAAAGCG tgccCGCAGAGTTTTCAAACACGCTGCGTAAGTTTGCCAGCAATGGCTTCAGAGTGCTTGCCCTTGGATATAAAATCCTAGATCAGGAGACTAATCTGAAGACTATTAAACG agaagaggtagagagagacatgcagttCCTGGGTTTACTGGTGATGAAAAACCTGGTGAAGCCCGAGAGTGCAGAGGTCATCAAAACTCTGAGACAAGCAAACCTTCGCACTGTCATGATCACAG GTGAcaacattctgacggccgtgaACGTGGCGGGGAGCTGTGAGATGGTGGGCTCAGACGAGAGGGTGATCTTCGTCCACGCCACCCCCCACACAGCCGAGTCAAGACCCACTCTGCGATTCCATCTTGGAGAGGGCGGGGCCACTTCTAGCCAGAACTCAGCAGAAGTCTTATCACAG GGCTTGTACCAAAGTGGCATGAACTATCACATGGCCATCAATGGCAAGTCTTTCTCTGCCCTGTGTGACCATTTCCCTGAATACTTGCCAAAG GTGTTGATGAAGGGCACAATCTTCGCCCGGATGGCCCCTGAACAGAAGACACAGCTGGTGCAAGAGCTGCAGAAACTAAA CTACCGCGTGGGCATGTGCGGAGACGGAGCCAATGACTGCGGGGCTCTGAGGGCGGCCGACGTGGGCGTGTCTCTGTCTGAGGCGGAGGCGTCCGTGGCCTCGCCCTTCACCTCCAAGTCTGACAACATCAGCTGTGTGCCCCTGCTCATCAG GGAGGGCAGGTGCTCTCTGGTGACTTCCTTCAGTCTCTTCAAATACATGGCCTTGTACAGCCTGATTCAGTTCAGCTCTGTGCTTATCCTCTACACT GTGAAAACCAACCTGGGCGAGTTGCAGTTCCTATTTGTCGACCTGTTCCTGGTGACTCTGCTGGCGATCGTGATGGGTCAAGGCGGGCCCAGCTCTGAGCTGCATTCCCAGAGGCCTCCAGCTCGCCTGCTAGCGATGCCCGTTCTGGCGAGCCTGTTTCTGCACACCTGCCTGCTCATCCTGGGTCAGCTGGGGGCTCTGTTCATCACCACCTCCCAGGACTG GTTTGTTCCTCTCAATTCAACAAAAGCAGGGGCAGATAATTTACCCAACATGGAGGATACAAGTGTGTTTGCCTTGTCAGGCTACCAGTACATCATCATGGCTGTGGTTGTGACCAAAGGCTACCCATACAAGAAACCTCTGTATTACAATG TGGTCTTCTTCTTTCTAATCCTCCTCTTGTTCGCCCTGATGAACTGGCTAGTCTTGTACCCCCCTCTGGCTATTCAAAATAAACTTCAGCTGTATGATTTCCGGGACATCAATTTCAAACTTCTACTGGTTGCCGTGGCTGCGCTGAACTTCTTCACCTGCTTCGTCCTGGAG GTGCTGATAGACACAGGGCTGGTCAGCTGTCTGCGCGTGGTCAGAAGGAACCGCGAGTCCAAGAAACTGTATAAGCGTCTGGACGTTACGCTTTCAGAGTCTCCGTCCTGGCCCCCCCTGAACCAATCTCTATCCTCACCCCAGTGCACAGTGATTGGCCTGAGCTAG